In Mastacembelus armatus chromosome 4, fMasArm1.2, whole genome shotgun sequence, the following are encoded in one genomic region:
- the ptgs2b gene encoding prostaglandin G/H synthase 2, which yields MTRLAHAVFLLALGFIICAAGNPCCSDPCQNRGICTALGAENYECDCTRTGYYGQNCTTPEFLTWIKISLKPSPNTVHYILTHFKGFWNIINNISFLRDAIMRYVLTSRSHLIDSPPTYNADYGYKSWEAYSNLSYYTRTLPPVPEDCPTPMGIVGKKELPDVKILAEKLLVRRQFIPDPQGSSLMFAFFAQHFTHQFFKTDFKKGPAFTQAKSHGVDLNHIYGESLERQHKLRLFKDGKLKYQMLDGEMYPPTAQEVGIEMHYPPHIPESQRFAVGHEAFGLVPGLLMYATIWLREHNRVCDVLKEVHPYWDDERLFQTTRLILIGETIKIVIEDYVQHLSGYHFKLKFDPELLFNQRFQYQNRIASEFNTLYHWHPLMPDTFHIEETEYSYKQFVFNTSIMTEHGIGNMVDSFTKQKAGRVAGGRNVPGAILYVAMKSVEHSRKMRYQSLNAYRKRFLMKPYSSFEDLTGEKEMAAVLEELYGHVDAVELYPGLLVEKPRDNAIFGETMVEMGAPFSLKGLMGNPICSPEYWKPSTFGGSVGFSIVNTASLQRLICNNVRGPCPVASFHVPDVQETGSMIINSSTSHSRGTEVNPTVILKERTTEL from the exons ATGACCAGACTCGCACACGCGGTTTTCCTGTTGGCACTGGGCTTTATTATCTGCGCAGCGG GTAACCCATGCTGCTCAGATCCATGCCAGAATAGAGGCATTTGCACAGCACTGGGAGCAGAAAATTATGAGTGTGATTGTACACGCACAGGATATTATGGGCAGAACTGCACCACAC ctgaGTTTCTTACCTGGATTAAAATTTCGCTGAAGCCATCCCCCAACACTGTCCACTACATTCTCACCCACTTCAAGGGCTTCTGGAACATCATCAATAACATCTCATTTCTCAGGGATGCCATCATGAGATATGTGTTGACAT cccGATCCCACCTGATTGATAGTCCCCCAACCTACAATGCAGATTATGGTTACAAGAGCTGGGAGGCCTATTCCAACCTTTCCTACTATACACGCACCCTCCCCCCTGTGCCAGAGGACTGCCCAACCCCTATGGGAATAGTAG GTAAGAAAGAGCTGCCTGATGTCAAGATTTTGGCAGAGAAGCTTCTAGTGAGGAGGCAGTTTATCCCAGACCCACAGGGATCCAGCCTGATGTTTGCATTCTTCGCACAGCATTTTACGCACCAGTTCTTCAAAACTGATTTCAAGAAGGGACCTGCCTTCACCCAAGCAAAAAGTCATGGA GTGGACCTCAACCACATTTATGGCGAGAGCCTGGAGAGGCAGCACAAGCTCAGACTTTTCAAGGATGGCAAGCTTAAATATCAG ATGCTGGATGGAGAGATGTACCCCCCAACAGCACAGGAAGTGGGTATTGAGATGCACTACCCTCCCCACATCCCTGAATCTCAACGCTTCGCTGTGGGCCATGAGGCGTTCGGCCTGGTCCCTGGACTCTTGATGTATGCCACAATTTGGCTGCGCGAACACAACCGGGTGTGTGACGTGTTGAAAGAGGTGCACCCATACTGGGATGACGAAAGGCTCTTCCAGACTACACGGCTCATCCTGATTG GTGAGACCATCAAGATTGTGATTGAAGACTACGTGCAGCACCTGAGTGGCTATCACTTTAAACTCAAGTTTGATCCTGAGCTGCTCTTCAACCAGCGTTTCCAGTACCAGAACCGCATTGCATCTGAGTTCAACACCCTGTACCACTGGCACCCGCTGATGCCTGATACCTTCCACATTGAGGAGACAGAGTACAGCTACAAACAGTTTGTCTTCAACACCTCCATAATGACTGAGCATGGCATCGGCAACATGGTGGATTCATTTACCAAGCAGAAGGCAGGACGG gTTGCTGGTGGCCGAAATGTCCCAGGAGCTATCTTGTATGTGGCCATGAAGTCCGTagagcacagcagaaaaatgCGTTACCAGTCTCTGAACGCCTACAGGAAACGATTCTTGATGAAACCCTACAGCTCCTTTGAGGACCTGACAG gagagaaagaaatggctgcagtgctggAGGAGTTATACGGGCACGTCGATGCTGTGGAGCTCTACCCAGGCCTGTTGGTGGAGAAACCCAGGGACAATGCTATCTTTGGGGAGACCATGGTAGAGATGGGAGCCCCTTTCTCCCTTAAGGGCTTGATGGGAAATCCCATCTGCTCCCCAGAGTACTGGAAGCCCAGCACATTTGGGGGCAGCGTTGGTTTCAGCATCGTCAACACCGCCTCCCTACAGAGGCTCATCTGCAATAACGTGAGGGGACCATGTCCCGTGGCATCCTTTCATGTGCCGGATGTTCAAGAGACAGGGTCCATGATAATCAACTCCAGTACATCCCACTCACGTGGCACTGAAGTCAACCCCacagtcattttaaaagaaaggaCTACTGAGctctaa